From a single Paramisgurnus dabryanus chromosome 17, PD_genome_1.1, whole genome shotgun sequence genomic region:
- the LOC135778200 gene encoding uncharacterized protein, producing the protein MDQRRGQKFFSPTAALEELMRSSDEENVEDSEEESVSSIDSEQEEMFLDGLDPFLDRDADTSDEEWLPEASGPQTKHSCPSKTSSPAFTGAKGRGKKRTRIESTPSDSPSTLCEGTSVDHHETGHQSNGKGRKKGRRTPADSPTTSTNTWCSDVVDCSDLPEIIFRPLRSTGAQLITTASYSPLQLFQLFFSSTVLQTLVANSNSYGSMQHVAKGKPWKDITVPDMMSYLGMVIYMGIVKLCSLSDYWRKSTLYSLPLPTRIMSSRKFLRITSSLHLSDPRADEENEKKKGTPAFDRLQKIQPLYDMIRENRTWEEWIFRMH; encoded by the exons ATGGACCAGCGACGTGGACAGAAGTTTTTTTCTCCTACTGCTGCGTTGGAAGAACTTATGCGAAGCAGTGATGAAGAAAATGTTGAGGATTCCGAAGAAGAAAGTGTTTCCAGTATCGACTCGGAACAAGAGGAAATGTTTTTAGACGGTCTTGATCCTTTTTTAGATcg GGATGCTGACACTTCTGATGAAGAGTGGTTACCAGAGGCCTCTGGACCACAGACAAAGCATTCCTGCCCGTCTAAAACATCTTCACCTGCCTTCACCGGTGCCAAGGGAAGAGGAAAGAAAAGGACACGGATAGAATCTACTCCATCTGACTCACCCAGTACTTTATG TGAGGGTACCTCTGTTGATCATCATGAAACTGGACATCAGTCTAATGGCAAGGGAAGAAAAAAAGGGAGACGGACACCTGCTGACTCACCAACCACATCCACGAATACATGGTGCAGTGATGTTGTAGACTGCAGTGACCTTCCTGAAATCATCTTCAGGCCTCTACGCAGTACTGGAGCACAGCTCATCACAACAGCTTCCTACAGTCCCCTGCAGCTGTTTCAGTTGTTTTTTTCATCAACTGTACTGCAGACACTAGTGGCAAACTCCAACTCATATGGATCCATGCAACATGTAGCAAAgggcaagccatggaaagacatTACTGTGCCTGACATGATGTCTTACCTGGGGATGGTGATTTACATGGGAATTGTGAAACTGTGTTCACTTTCAGACTACTGGAGGAAGTCCACTCTCTACAGTCTGCCTCTGCCTACGAGAATTATGTCGTCTAGGAAGTTCCTTCGAATTACCAGCTCTCTACATTTGAGTGACCCTAGGGCTGATGAAGAGAATGAGAAGAAAAAAGGAACACCAGCCTTTGACCGTCTCCAAAAGATACAACCTCTCTATGACATGATCAGAGAAAACA gaaCATGGGAGGAGTGGATCTTTCGGATGCACTAA